In Desulfurococcaceae archaeon MEX13E-LK6-19, the genomic window AATTCATAGGGGGATTCATACATATCCCTCCGCATACCGATCTAGCTATGAGGATAGGATTGCCTGTATCAGTCTCTCTACATGAAATCCTTGATTCGATCAAATGTGTTTTAAGAGCTACTGTAAAATATGTTAAAAGATATGGCTAAGAATTTTTATGGTGAGTAAACGAAAAGTGTTTTATAGGAGGTACTTATTCTTGGATATAGAGGTGGCGATGTGATGAGTAAGACGTATGCTACACTTGGTGAACTAAAGCCTGGTCATTTCATTATAATTGATGGAGAGCCATGTAAAATTGTTGAAATGAGTAAAGCTAAAACAGGCAAGCACGGTAGTGCAAAAGCACATGTAGTTGCAATAAGCATCTTTACTGGAAACAAGAAGACTCTTGTAGCCCCTGTTGATCAGAGAGTAGAAGTGCCAATTATAGAGAAGAGAGTAGGACAAGTAATAGCTGACATGGGTAACTCTGTTCAGCTAATGGATATGGAGACTTTTGAGACATTTGAAGTAGAAAAACCAGAAGACCCAGACCTTGCTGAGAAACTAAAGCCTGGCGTTGAAGTAGAGTATTGGGTTGTTCTAGGGAGAAGACTTATTGTTAGAACAAGAGGTTAGGTTGTACAGTTCGGTTCAAACACCTTTATGCGTATTAGCCAATATTTTTAGGAAAAACTTCAACTCTATTGATAGGTTTACAAGGGCAGTTGCTTTCAAGGTTTTCATAGATTATACGAGGTTCCTTAAAGAGAATGAATTATGGAGAATTATTGATGAAATTACTGGCGGCCTAGGATACGAAAAAGAAAACATTGATTTGTTCCGTGTAATCCAAGTGGGATGTTTGATTTCTTGGGCAGAGAGGGTATCCCCTGGTGCACGAGTACTCGAAATAGGTACAGGTCTTGGACGGACAATGTATTGTATTTTATCTACGGTCAATAATGTTGTATATTATAGTATCGATGCGTCTCCAATAATTTTATCAATAGCTCTTTATAGGAACCCATTTGAATTATTCACGAAAATTCTCTGGAAACATAATGTTCATCTAATACTAGGTGATGCTGTCTCAATTGTCGATATAATGTTAAAAACAGGAATCAAATTTGACCATATAATACATGATGGTGGACCGAATCCCAAGAAAAACCCTAGACTATATAGTTTTGATTTCTTTAACAAATTAGTTAGTCTACTTAATGAGAATGGGAGGATAAGTATTTTCGGAGGAAGGGATCCCAGAACAGTTAGCAAAATATATGGAATACTCAGGGAAATTGGCGTCAAAGCAGAGACAATAAGTTATCCTGGGATAAAAATAAGGGTTATAAGAGGCGTTAAATAATCGATGAAGAAAAACATAGTCCGTCTTCTTTAAAGAAATAAAGCTTATAATAGGTTGTTCAGACCAAGGAATAGATAGAGCGGGCCCGTCGCCTAGCCAGGATAGGGCGCCGGCCTCCTAAGCAAGCCACGGGCTGCAGGGCGAGCCGGTTGTCCGGGGTTCAAATCCCCGCGGGCCCGCTTCTACTTCTATGATGAAGCCGGACCCTATAGTGATTGATGAACGAGTTCGCTAGTGCTGAACTGCTTTATACTTATTTAGTTCAAGTAGGGTACTTTTCTCAAGGGTTGCATATTGAGTATATCTATGGATCCTGCAATATACTCAGAGTTAACAAGAGTTTATGGTAGTTTGACTGAGAAACTACTATACTTAATGAAAAAGCCTTGCAAACGACATTATCTTCGTGTAAATACGTTTGTTACTACTCGGGGTGAATTACTGGATATTCTCCGGGAAAAATATCCCGATTACATTTTTGAACAGGATCCATATGTTGATGAAGCCATCTACATAGTCGTTAAGGGCCCGTACAAAATACCTCTTGTCGAGAAAAAAGTAGTAGTTGACTGGCGTGCAGCTGAAAGCATAATGCTTGGTGCAAACGTGTATGCCCCTGGTGTTATTGATTTTGATGATTTTACTGAAGGGGATGAAGTGAACATCATATCGCCTGGTGGCGATGTTGTTGCGTATGGTATTGCTAAAGTATCATCGGAGAAGTTAAGGTATATGAAGAAAGGAGTCGTGGTCGAAACTCTTGTTAGCGAGTATAAATTACCTCCAATAGCAGATATGGATGAATATAAGAGGGGGATGTTTTATCCACAAAGTCTCCCCGCAATGCTTGTCTCTAAGATAGTTAATCCAAAGCCTGGCGAGACTGTTCTTGATTGTTGTGCGGCACCTGGTGGAAAAACAAGTCATCTCATACAATTAAGTAAAGGACTAGCCAGGATAATTGCTGTTGATAGGAGCAGGCCTAAAATAAACAAACTTGTTGACACAATACATAGACTTAGATTGCCTCGCAACATACATGTAGTATTAGGGGATTCAAGGTACCTGCATGAAGATATGCCTTATTTAAAGCCTGACAAAATACTTATTGACCCTCCTTGTACAGGTCTCGGTTTTAGGCCAAAAATAACTATCAATAAAACGCAAAGAGATATCATGAATAGTATTAGTTATCAAAAACAATTCATCAATATGGCTAAGCACGTACTTAGAAAAGGAGGATTATTAGTGTATTCCACATGCACTATAACTTTCAGTGAAAATGAAGGTATCGCCATGTATATAAGGAACATGGGTTTTGAGAATATTGAATTGGAACTTCCTTATTGTAGTAAGGTGTATATTGATGATATTGTAGGGTATAGATTTGATCCGTTTACACATGATATGAACGGATATTTTATCACGGTTTTTCAGAAGACTTCTTAACGCTTTTCTTCTTTAAAGGCGAACCACAAATAGGACATTTGTCTTCTTTAAGATTTGAAGACGTATAGTAGCATGCAGGACAAAAGACAATGTACTTTCTAAGAGCATGTATTCCTCTGGTTCGTAGAGGTTTAAATGGTATACCCATGTGGAGCAATGTATTCTGTATAGAGTAGTCATCAGTTATTACAATGACTCTATTGTTGTTTGTTAAAAGCTCGTACGCCAATGCTATAACATCAATATCTGTACTTGACAAACTATGGTGTTCACCTATTTTTGTAGCGACTTCTTGGACGTATCTTATGTATCTATCAGACGGTTTCTTCACGATTATCCTATTTAATATCATGGCTAGCTCAACAGATTCTCTTGTTTCTTTATCTCGTGCCTCATCTAGGACAGAAGGTGTTGTATATAGAATTATATGGGACCCGTATACTTGGAGGGGATATTTGGCTAAGAACGCTGATGTATCAAGAACTAGGATTACCTTATTTGAATAATGTAATTCTTGATTCAAGTACTCTCTTCACCATATCGCGTCGTATTCCTACTCTGATTAGCCTTATGTAAATGTTCGGTTGCTGTACTTTAATTATGGTGTTTGGGGGTAAGGTGTCAATATTTATTCCGTCAATGTATATTTTTGTGTATCCATGTGGTTTTATGAATATTTTTGCAAACATGTGAAGGAATATGGGTTTGATGTTTAAATTGACTGGGTTTACAGGAGTCACAAGTATACCATAGATACGTGGCTCAATAATAGAGCCGCCTGCGGACAGGGCATACGCGGATGATCCTGTTGAGGTAGACAATATTATACCATCGCCCTCGATATAAAATGATGTCTCGTTGTATGGGGTCAATATCTTTACTTCTGTTGTCAATACTCTACCGAAATCGTTGGTTAGAATGGTCACCTCATTTAACGCATAGTAATTTTTGTTACTAAATGTAACATTTATTTTCTCAACTTTATCTACAAAGAAGTTTCCTGTGATAAGTTTCTTCACTATTTCTTCGGGAGGAATTTTATCGAGATCTTCGTAGAATATTGTTCTTCTACCACATGGTACTGGTAGAACAAATGCAGGTCTATCACCTAAACACCATGATATTCTTAATAACGTGCCGTCGCCGCCAATTGATATTATTAAATCATACTTGTCTAGTGATCCTGGCTTCACATCGTCAACCCATATTGATTCCACAGTTGATTTAAAGAATTTCTTGAGTGTTTTATAGTACTTCTGTGCTAGTGATACACAGTGTCCAACAGGCTTGTACACTACTGCAATATTCTTGAAGAACAATTTCCTTTCCACCTTATACAATTAATACCCTTGATAGGGAAAAATAGTTAGCGTTAAGAAAAAGAGTGTTCATCTTTGTTCAAGGTGATATAGTGGGCGTGATGTGTGTTAAAATAGAGAAGAAGCTGGCTGAGAAGGCTAGAAGAATACTGAAGTCTCATAACCTCATTAACAAGAACTATAGTATATACCGTGAAGGAGATTACGTCTTTATTCCTATTAGTGATGAAGAGGAAACTGTCTCGATATTAAGTAGAAATGGTGTTGAGGCAAGTGTTGTTGAGTGTAATCCTCCTCAAAAAGAGTATCTTCAGTTCTCAAGAATACCTTCTTATGACCTTGTAGACGATATTATAATAATTCGTGAGAAGGCTGTCAATGAATATGGTGATATTAATGAGTTAGTTAAATTGTTAACTTCTCTTCATCCTAAAGTGAAGGCGATATATGTTAAGGAATATACTGAATCGGTTTTTAGAGTTAGTAGACTCAAGCTTCTATGGGGTACTGATGTCGAAGAAGTTTTTGCAAAAGAATATGGGCTAAAATTCTTTGTGAAAATAAAAGACGTCTATTACAACCCTAGGCTCTCGACAGAGCATAGAAGACTCGCCGAATCTGTATCGGATGGAGAAGTTGTTTTTGATTTGTTTGCGGGGATAGGTGGTTTCTCTATACATATAGCTAGTCTCCATAAAGTGAAGATTTACGCCAATGACATTAATCCCGTAGCTGTGTATTGTATGCTCAAGAACATTATGCTTAATAGGAAAATGCTTAAAGGAGAGATTATTGTATCTCTTGCTGATGCAAGGAAACTAATCAACTACATTAAACCGGGTTCTGCCGATAGGATAATAGCTAATTTACCACATGAAAGCCTGAAGTTTATTGACGTCTATAATTATCTGTCTCGTGAGGGAACAGTTCTTCACATATATGTTCTTGGGAAGGAAGAAGACATGGAAGGCGTCATGACGCTTCTTGAATCAAGAGGATGGAGCGTAGAGTCTATCACTCCTGTTATTGATTATGCTCCTCATAAATTCATTTATCGAATCGATGCTGTTAAAAGAAATGACAAGAAATAAGGCGGTCAATTTAGCTCCTTTACGTAGATCATTTATTAAACGTCTATCAAGATCAATGGCTGCCTTACTTGCTTTAACCACAGCAGTAGCCGGATCTATATACATGCTCTTTCTAACGATAATCCTCCTGTCATCAGCGTACATAAGACTCTCATTCCCATGTCCTACAATGATCTCCAGGTTCTCATTAACTTTAAGAAAGATTATTACTACCGAGAATCTATTTCTTACAAGTTTTTTGAAATCAGGATTGAAATCAGAGAGCGCCTTGTCTGCTTTAACACCTATTATGCAATCACCACGAGGAGTTAAATAGGGATCTCTTGTAATCTCAAATGTTGTCTTGTGGCGAGCTGTGATGTTCTCATGCCCTTCTGCATTGACTACTTCGATCTCATGGCTAGTTTTTTCCAAGAATTCCTTGGATAACATTGTTTTCCACCAATGAATCGCTATAGTAATTACTTGGTTTACCATTTATGTAGTATTTGGAGGAGCTGTAAAATGTTATCTTTTGAAAAGGAGCGGAAAAAGCTTGTTGAAAAACTTGTTGAAGAAGGTGTTATTAGGAGTGAAAAAGTAAAGAAGGCGATGCTTGCTGTTCCGCGTGAGGAATTTGTACCTCCTAGTATGAGACAATGGGCTTATGTAGATCAACCTTTACCTATAGGGCATGGCCAAACTATTAGTGCACCACATATGGTAGCTTTAATGACTGAACTTCTTGATCCACAGCCAGGTGATAAAGTACTTGAAATAGGTACAGGTTCTGGTTATCAAGCAGCTGTTTTAGCGGAAATTGTCGCTAAAAGCGATCCTAGTAGAAGGGGTCATGTATATTCTGTGGAGAGGATAAAGGAATTGGCTGAGTTTGCTAGAAGAAATCTTGCTCGGACAAGCTACATTAAGTATGTAACTATAATCGTTGGGGATGGAACCCTAGGTTACCCCAAGGAGGCGCCTTATGATAGAATTATAGTGACGGCAGCGGCCCCGGATATACCTGAGCCCTTGCTTCAACAGCTTAAGCCTGGCGGTAGAATGGTTATACCTGTTGGTGATACGAGTATCCAGAGGCTCTATATTGTTGATAAAAAACCTTCCGGGGAAATAAGCGTAAAAGAAGATATTTATTGTCTATTCGTCCCCTTGGTAGGAAAGTATGGATGGAATGAACGGTATTTCTAGCCGAACCACGCTTCTAGCCCCATTTGTTTACTCTTAATGTGCTCTCTGTAAGCCTTCTTCAGCCTCTCTATAGCATTCTTTACTCTATCTATGGAGAAATCGTGTTCATGTACAAGAAACTCTATAATATTCTTCTCATCTGGTTCGCGCCATTCTAGTTTATAGTCATCTGTTTTGGGTGGGTTAAGGAAGTATTCCCGGATCTTTAGTGGGTCTACGGGGAAGTATGCTCCGGGTATAACTTTGAGTGCTTTTTCGAGACTGCCATAGCTCTTGATGAGAGTGTATGCTTTCTTTGGACCTATACCTTTTACTCCTTCGGGATTGTAGTCTGTACCTATGAGAATAGCGATGTCTACTAGCTGTTCTCGTGTTATTCCAAGTTTCTTCAATAATTTATCGAGCTCAATTATCTCTGGTTTTATCTCTATATAAACGTCTTTACGTGGTAACTTCCTTCTCCCAGTTATGGTTAGGTTTCTTACAAGCCGGGGGCTTCCGAATAATAAGGAGTCGTAGTCCTGGCTTCCAACAGCCCATGTATCGCCTTTACTAGTCATGTAGGCTGCTTGTGCTTCTCCTTCAGCTGGTGCTTGAACCCATGGAATACCCATGTAGTCAAGCAGTCTTTTTGCATCGTTAACCATGTCTTCTGTTAGTTTAGATGACATCTGAGCATATCTCTTAGCAGCCTCGAGGTCTCCCTTCTTGAGGGCCTCTTCATACTTTTTAACGGCTTCTTCTTTTACTCGTTTTCTTCTCTCGATCTCCATTTGTTTGATCTCTGGTGGTTTTCCATCGAACACGTATACGGGTTTAATACCGTTTTCCATGAGGTTTATTGTCCTATAGAACAAGCCACTTAAATGGCTGGTTATCCTACCACGGCTATCCATTAAAGGAGTACCATCTGGCTGTCTTATTGCAGCTAAAAACTGGTATAGTGCATTATATCCATCAATAGCTATGGCATTTCCTCTAAGCATTCTCAGATCTTCAACAACTACTTTTACTTCGTCGGGAATAAGGTCTTTTAAGTTAACACCCAACCAGGGTCACCTATGAATTGTATGGGGTGGAGAAGAGTTTATTGTTAGCGGTTTAGATCTTGCCTTTTATAAAGTCTTCAGAAAACGTTATGTTTAAGTCTCTCCCAACTTTATTTACGATAATAAATCCTCTTAGCTCAAGAGTCATTATAATTTTATAGAGCTCACTTAACGATATATCATAGCCGTATTCCTCTTTAAGTATACGATACAATTCTCTATCAATAATTCTACCGCCATGTTTTGCTATTTCGTCTATGACAACCTTGTGTAATGGTCGTGGTCTCCATTGTGTACCTAGTTTACTCAATGCCCGTTCCCCCATTTTTATCACGTTAATGCATTAAAGGAGAGGAGACATTGTGTACTAGAGATTACGTGTAAAAACCATATAGCAAGACTTACGTGTATAACTGTGGTTTAATATGTGCTTTCGGTAATTTCTGTCTTGCGGTTTCAGCCCATTCTCTATACATTCTCTCCATTTGTGGTGTTATTGATGGTCTTATGTACATCATTGCTGTCTCAAAGTGCCTCATATGAACCATTGTTGTGTTTACGTCTTCTCTTAGTGCTTGTAATGCTGCTTCTCTAACAAGTGCTTCTAGGTCTGCTCCACTGTATCCTTCTGTTCTGCTGGCAATCTCCTCTAGATCGACATCGGGTGCTAATGGCATGTTTCTTGTATGTATTCTAAGGATTTCGAGCCGTGCTCTATAGTCTGGTGGTGGTACGTAGATGAGTTTGTCGAATCTTCCTGGTCTTAGTAGTGCTGGGTCTAGAATGTCTGGTCTATTGGTTGCAGCAATAACAACAACGTTCTCTAGTCTATAGATACCGTCCATTTCCGTTAATAGTTGGCTAACGATCCTCTCGGTCACCCTGGTGTCGCTAGCATAGCCACGGGCGGGTGCTATAGCGTCTATTTCATCGAAGAAAATGACTACGGGGGCGTATTGGCGTGCTTTCCTAAAGATCTCTCTTATTGCTTTTTCGCTTTCTCCTACCCATTTGCTGAGGATTTCTGGTCCTCTGACTGCGATGAAGTTTGCTCCGCTTTCGGTTGCCACAGCTTTTGCTAGCAAGGTCTTGCCTGTACCTGGTGGCCCGAACAACAAGATACCCTTAGGAGGCTTGATTCCCAGTCTCTTGAATGCTTCAGGGTACTTCATGGGCCATTCTACTGCTTCACGTAACTGCTGCTTAACATCCTCAAGACCACCAACATCACTCCACCTAACCTCAGGAACCTCAACATAAATCTCTCTCAAACCGCTTGGTACGACTTCTTTGTATGCTGCTAAGAAGTCCTCCATTCTAACTTCCATTTTCTCAAGTACTTCAGCTGGTATTGTCTCGCTTTCTAGATCGATTTCTGGGAGGTACCTCCTGAGTGCGTGGAGTGCAGCTTCTTTAGCCAAAGCGGCTAGGTCTGCGCCGGTGTAGCCGTGGGTTATTTCAGCTAATTTCTCTAAATCAACATCAGGTGCTAGGGGCATTCCTCTTGTATGTATTTGTAGGATCTCTAGTCTGCCTTGTTTATCGGGTAACGGTATCTCTATTTCTCTATCGAATCTACCGGGTCTCCTTAATGCTGGATCGAGGGCATTTGGTCTATTAGTTGCAGCTATTACTATAACGTCTCCTCTACTCTCAAGACCGTCCATGAGCGCTAGAAGCTGTGCTACAACTCTCCTTTCTACTTCGCCTACAACCTCATCTCTCTTCGGGGCTATCGCGTCTATTTCGTCGATGAATATTATTGCGGGTGCATTCTTTTTTGCTTGCTCAAAGATCTCTCTTAGTCTTTGCTCGCTTTCTCCATAGAATTTACTCATGATCTCTGGGCCATTGATTGCTATAAAGTATGCTTCAGCCTCGTTTGCTACAGCCTTTGCAAGCAGGGTTTTGCCAACACCAGGTGGACCATAGAGTAGTATTCCCTTGGGGGGCTCTATTCCTAGCCTCTTGAAGAGCTCAGGGTGTCTTAGAGGTAGTTCTACTAGTTCTCTTACTCTCTGTATAATGTGCTTCATACCGCCTATGTCTTCGTATGTTACACGTGGTACTTTGTATTGTTCATCAGGCTTCTCGAGTAGAATAAGGTTTGTTGTTGACTTTATTATCACTGGTCCTTTAGGTTTTGTGTAGACTACTGTGAAGGGGAGCGATTGACCCAACATGTGGATAAGAATCATATCGCCCTCAATGACGGGTCTCTCGAGTAGTTTTGATTTAACGTACTTGGCGAATCCTTGGTCGACTGTTGCATAGAATTTCGTTGGAGCTATTTTTACTACTTGCGCGGGTCTAGCGTAGATTTTTGATACAGTTACTTTATCGCCTATTTTCACGCCAGCATTCTGTCTAGTTACGTTGTCAAGCCTGATTATACCGAGTCCTCTGTCTTCAGGCATTCCCTGGATAGCTTTCACAACGGTTTTTCTTTTTCCTTCAACTTCTATTATGTCGCCGTTTTCTATCTCTAGTTTCTTCATTGCATCTGGGTCTAGTCGAGCTATGCCTTTGCCTGTATCTCTATGATATGCTTCTAGTACCCTCAATACGAGTTTCTTCGAAGAACTGCTAGCAGTTATTGATGGTGTCACGTTTTACACCTATTATCATACTTCCTCTAATTAAGTGGTGTTTACCCCCCTAAAATACCTTAGACACTTATGTAGTTTAGAATAGTTTTTTGAAAAGACTATTTTTCCATTACAAAAAACAACTAGTTTACTCTGATAGCCTATGGACTATTTCAACCTCTACCTGGCTAACTCCATCAACACTTGATACGAGTTTTTCTAGAGGCTCAGTGCCTCCCTCGGTTATCTCGGGCATTATGATGTATACTCTAAGTGCTTTTAGACCAAATGCTATAGGCTCGATCTCATGTCTAGCTAGTTCATAGCCTTCTGGTAGTTTCTCTTTTATCTTCTCTTTGAGCTGCTCTAGATCGATGTTTATGTCTTCAGGAAGAATCTTCATTACAACAAGTACTCTAGCCATATATACCACCTAACTAGAGGTTATGGACCAACGAAACCACAATTAGGACATTTATATTGTACAGAGAATTTTCTACATTTCTTACAACGCCATATTAGTACAGTTCCGCAGTTAGGGCAAGAAAACGATACACCATGCTCATGCGGCTGGAGCGGCCTATGGCAACTAGAGCATATTGGTGGTGATGCGGCTTCCAGGATCTGTGCTCCTCCGGACTCCTCGTACTTGCTGGCCATGGCTCAAACACCGTTAGGACTACTGCATTGGTTAAAACTCTATACAAGCCTATAAAACTATCGGATAGAATAAGCATGTATATAAGTTGAGCTTAATGGGAGGTAGTAGAATGGTTGATGTATTTAACTATAAGCAGGTTATTGTTGTTCGAACTGACATAAGTATGAGTAAAGGAAAACTAGCGGTACAAGTAGCTCACGCAGCTGTTTCAGCTGCTTTCGAAGCATATAGAAAATGGAGGAAATGGTTTGATGAATGGTTTGCGGAAGGGCAGAAGAAAGTCGTGGTGAAAGTAAGTTCTGAGAAAGAACTACTAGATATAGCTGAAGAGGCACGTAGGCTTGATCTACCTGTTGCTATTATCCGTGATGCCGGGCTTACGGAGCTCCCGCCTGGAACTCTCACGGCCGTAGGAATAGGGCCGGCGCCATCGAATATTATCGATAAGGTTACAGGGAGGCTTAAACTACTATGAAGCCTTGTTACTGTAATGATCTCGATATCGTGGCAGGAATATCGTTTTGCTTAACCCGGGAAAAAATTGATGCGAAATACAGTTTTTCTCCCGAAACATTTCATGTGATCGAAATTATTGATTGGAGGAGTCTAGGATTCAATATTGATAATGGAGACTATATTGTTCTTAAGATTGAGAAAAAGAACATCGATACCTTTACTGTGGCTGATGTTGTTTCGAAAACACTGGGTGTGCCTAGGAGCAATATTATATACCTCGGACTTAAAGACAAGCGATCGTATTCAGTACAATATTTCTTCCTGAAAAAATACTTGGTTAGAAGAGACTTAAAGATAGGCAGTGTATTAATTGAACAAGATAATCTTGTTGCAATTGTGCATGGATTTGTTAGAAGGAAACCTAGGAAAGAACATCTTTTAGGAAACATGTTTAGAGTTCTCATAAGTGATTACAATAAAAATCACCATAAAGCTAGGAGTATTATTGATAAAATATGTATTCACGGTCTTCCCTCATATTATGGTTATCAAAGATTTGGTGTCACGAGACCAAACACGCATTATGTAGGTAAAATGCTTCTATTAGGAGAATATGTTGATGCACTCCATGAATTTGTGGAGGGAGCCTATCTTAGTGAATCAATAGAATCACTAAAATCACGTAAATACAAGGTTTTTCCCTACTCAATGAGGTATGAGTTCCAAGTATTCAAAAGATCTATGTCAAGTGTTTATCATTCCTGGATGAGTCTTGACTCAAGATTATTCAACTTGTTTATTGAATCATATCAATCATATCTCTTTAACAGAATGTTATCAAAAATATTTCTTCTAAAGAGAAACGTTGCGAATAAAGTGAATGAAGTATGTGTCCCTGGAATGGATTGTCTTGACCCCTTTGATATTGTTACCGAAGTATTACTTGATGAAGGAATTGACTATAATGTATTTTCTGCAAGAAGAATAAGGGGTTGGCGGCGGAGCATCTTGTTTAGACCACGTGATGTCAGATTTGAAAGACACGGTACTGATTTCTATTTGGTTTTCCGTCTAGAAAAAGGGTTTTTTGCATCTATTGTCTTAAGAGAATTGTTTAAAGAAAATCTTGAATTAAAGTGAAAATTACTCGTATCTTATTCTAACGGGCTTACCTATAATTTCGCCGAGAATTTTCTCATAGTCTTTTATGTAATTAGATATCAGTCTATGATCCCTTCTCGGGATCCTAATAACAACTTGTTCGCTTCCATCGGGAAGCCATAAGGTGTTGACGCCTAGCAGTATTGCAGGATGAATGACTTGTTCTATAAGTCTTCTTATATCACCTGTTTTTTCAATAATCTTTACTCTAAAACCTAGTTTCTGTGAAAGGTCTTTGGATGCTTTCTCTAATGCTTTGGGATCGCCGATACCTTGGACAAGTACTATAATTATGTTATCGCTCTTGTATGCTTTTATATAACTGCCTTGTCTTAACTCTTTATACTTGCCTTCCTCTAGCTCTATCAGTGTCTTCATTATTGGTATCTCGTATTGTTGTACTTCTCCTGTATCGACAAGTCTTTGGCAGCGTGGACAAAGTATGCCGCTTTTAACACAGACCTTGTCTAGCGGGTACTTCACTTAAGACAACACCTCATTTCTGCTTCAGCATCCTTCTCTTAAAGCTTAAGACATTATTTAGACTATTAACCTTATTCCCTATTTGTATTTTGTTCCTATAATATCTTTAGGATCTTTTTAACTTGATTGAATTGAGAACAGATATGTA contains:
- a CDS encoding DUF371 domain-containing protein, whose protein sequence is MLSKEFLEKTSHEIEVVNAEGHENITARHKTTFEITRDPYLTPRGDCIIGVKADKALSDFNPDFKKLVRNRFSVVIIFLKVNENLEIIVGHGNESLMYADDRRIIVRKSMYIDPATAVVKASKAAIDLDRRLINDLRKGAKLTALFLVISFNSIDSINEFMRSIINNRSDRLYAPSS
- the fen gene encoding flap endonuclease-1, which encodes MGVNLKDLIPDEVKVVVEDLRMLRGNAIAIDGYNALYQFLAAIRQPDGTPLMDSRGRITSHLSGLFYRTINLMENGIKPVYVFDGKPPEIKQMEIERRKRVKEEAVKKYEEALKKGDLEAAKRYAQMSSKLTEDMVNDAKRLLDYMGIPWVQAPAEGEAQAAYMTSKGDTWAVGSQDYDSLLFGSPRLVRNLTITGRRKLPRKDVYIEIKPEIIELDKLLKKLGITREQLVDIAILIGTDYNPEGVKGIGPKKAYTLIKSYGSLEKALKVIPGAYFPVDPLKIREYFLNPPKTDDYKLEWREPDEKNIIEFLVHEHDFSIDRVKNAIERLKKAYREHIKSKQMGLEAWFG
- a CDS encoding ArsR family transcriptional regulator, which translates into the protein MSKLGTQWRPRPLHKVVIDEIAKHGGRIIDRELYRILKEEYGYDISLSELYKIIMTLELRGFIIVNKVGRDLNITFSEDFIKGKI
- a CDS encoding translation initiation factor IF-5A, encoding MSKTYATLGELKPGHFIIIDGEPCKIVEMSKAKTGKHGSAKAHVVAISIFTGNKKTLVAPVDQRVEVPIIEKRVGQVIADMGNSVQLMDMETFETFEVEKPEDPDLAEKLKPGVEVEYWVVLGRRLIVRTRG
- a CDS encoding RsmB/NOP family class I SAM-dependent RNA methyltransferase, coding for MSISMDPAIYSELTRVYGSLTEKLLYLMKKPCKRHYLRVNTFVTTRGELLDILREKYPDYIFEQDPYVDEAIYIVVKGPYKIPLVEKKVVVDWRAAESIMLGANVYAPGVIDFDDFTEGDEVNIISPGGDVVAYGIAKVSSEKLRYMKKGVVVETLVSEYKLPPIADMDEYKRGMFYPQSLPAMLVSKIVNPKPGETVLDCCAAPGGKTSHLIQLSKGLARIIAVDRSRPKINKLVDTIHRLRLPRNIHVVLGDSRYLHEDMPYLKPDKILIDPPCTGLGFRPKITINKTQRDIMNSISYQKQFINMAKHVLRKGGLLVYSTCTITFSENEGIAMYIRNMGFENIELELPYCSKVYIDDIVGYRFDPFTHDMNGYFITVFQKTS
- a CDS encoding 50S ribosomal protein L11 methyltransferase, producing the protein MGVMCVKIEKKLAEKARRILKSHNLINKNYSIYREGDYVFIPISDEEETVSILSRNGVEASVVECNPPQKEYLQFSRIPSYDLVDDIIIIREKAVNEYGDINELVKLLTSLHPKVKAIYVKEYTESVFRVSRLKLLWGTDVEEVFAKEYGLKFFVKIKDVYYNPRLSTEHRRLAESVSDGEVVFDLFAGIGGFSIHIASLHKVKIYANDINPVAVYCMLKNIMLNRKMLKGEIIVSLADARKLINYIKPGSADRIIANLPHESLKFIDVYNYLSREGTVLHIYVLGKEEDMEGVMTLLESRGWSVESITPVIDYAPHKFIYRIDAVKRNDKK
- a CDS encoding NAD(+)/NADH kinase translates to MYKVERKLFFKNIAVVYKPVGHCVSLAQKYYKTLKKFFKSTVESIWVDDVKPGSLDKYDLIISIGGDGTLLRISWCLGDRPAFVLPVPCGRRTIFYEDLDKIPPEEIVKKLITGNFFVDKVEKINVTFSNKNYYALNEVTILTNDFGRVLTTEVKILTPYNETSFYIEGDGIILSTSTGSSAYALSAGGSIIEPRIYGILVTPVNPVNLNIKPIFLHMFAKIFIKPHGYTKIYIDGINIDTLPPNTIIKVQQPNIYIRLIRVGIRRDMVKRVLESRITLFK
- a CDS encoding nucleotide-binding protein; the encoded protein is MNQELHYSNKVILVLDTSAFLAKYPLQVYGSHIILYTTPSVLDEARDKETRESVELAMILNRIIVKKPSDRYIRYVQEVATKIGEHHSLSSTDIDVIALAYELLTNNNRVIVITDDYSIQNTLLHMGIPFKPLRTRGIHALRKYIVFCPACYYTSSNLKEDKCPICGSPLKKKSVKKSSEKP
- a CDS encoding protein-L-isoaspartate O-methyltransferase, with the protein product MLSFEKERKKLVEKLVEEGVIRSEKVKKAMLAVPREEFVPPSMRQWAYVDQPLPIGHGQTISAPHMVALMTELLDPQPGDKVLEIGTGSGYQAAVLAEIVAKSDPSRRGHVYSVERIKELAEFARRNLARTSYIKYVTIIVGDGTLGYPKEAPYDRIIVTAAAPDIPEPLLQQLKPGGRMVIPVGDTSIQRLYIVDKKPSGEISVKEDIYCLFVPLVGKYGWNERYF